The Triticum urartu cultivar G1812 chromosome 5, Tu2.1, whole genome shotgun sequence genome contains the following window.
CACTCTACTCGGTTCCAAGGCATTACAGGCTTGTGAATGAATGGGCCTTACACTCGAGCGGTAGCTATTGATGGGCCGTCATTCTTGCACGGGGACAGAGAAGAAACACACACTGTGCGGGATGGTGGAGGCCCAGGCTGTGTTGTTCCGCCGCAACCCACGGACGAgagcgggagagagagaggcggAGGGGCCGACACCGGCGACCGTTGGCGGCGGAGTTATGTGAGGGGGGCCGATGGTTCACGCAGGCGACAGCCTTCCGTCCGAGTCCGAGGTGAGGAATCCCTCTGTTCCTCCTCTTCTCGTCATCTCCCACCTAAGTTGGGACTGACGAAGAAAGATCCGCCTGAATCCGACCCACTTACTGAATCCGTCAGACTGAAGGAGGAAGCAGGGGTGCAGGATCGTTCCTTCCTTTAGGATCTTGATGATGGATCAATAGCTGAACTGCAGAGTAGAAGAGGCTCAGCCAAATCTGCTGTCATGTGGTAAGTCAATCAtcttatttttttcttctttgttcttcTCGAGCATCCTGTTTATGTAACTCATCCTAATTAGTGAAGACCTGAAACATGATGTGTAAAAGTCAGCTAAGTAGCACTGTAACAAGTAAAGTAACAGAAGAAAGGTCttcaaaaaaaaatcaagaaTAGTGAGGTGAGGGCATTCTGGGGTTTATTTAGTGGACCGTAAAGCTAGAGCATCTGAGCGTTCACATGAATGATTCTCCATCCAAGCTTGGCCCACGCCACCTAACCCTCATCATTGAGAAAGAATGTGATATGCCGTGGAGCCACTCATCCACCAAAGCCATTTTCTCCACCCGCTCTGCACCTAGCTGCCATTGTTGACCAGAAACAAAGCCTCTGCTGGATCTCACCTCTCGGCTGGAACTAGTACCCATGTCTTCCTCCTGAGATAAAAATCCCCTTTTCCACAGGCACCGGGCAACACTTCGCAGCGCTGCAGCAGGGCTTCTTCTCCAGGTAATAAATCACAGTTTCTCTTGTTCCAGGAAAAGATATCTTGTCAGCATAGTGAAAGTAGTATAGTATGCTCCTCCTGCGTCTGCTTGGTTGCTAGCTTCTTGATGGAAGCACCCATGTCCTGAGATAAAATCCCCTTCTCCGCACAGGGACCTGCTGCTTCTTGACCATGTTTAGTATGGTTTGACCAGTCATCCACACAGTGGCATCTTTGATTCAGATAAATCCCATTGGTATTCTGATAAGAACCTTTTTGATTTAAGGAATTGCGTGTTATTTTGTAGGATCGGTTCAATAGGATTTCCCCTGATAAAGCTCGTGCGATTATTTGTAGGATTGACAAGCATTCGTATTTCACTATGGGCCACTTCATGTAGAATTCAAAAGCAGAGTTTTAATTGAGTCTAAGCTCATTGACTTGTTCTGCTATTTATATGACAACTATGGCCAGCAGATTCAAGAAAGTTTTATCTTTATCGTGTGGTGCAACCAGAAATTTTCAGTTATTAGATTCTTTTCCTTTTCTGTGGAGAATAAAGAAAGTCACTCTGATCTAGTGATTGCAAATCCAAGAACCGACAAAGTACCGATGGCATACACAATATTTTCTTAATGCTAACTTAATCCTGGGTTTGGGGAAGAGACACACTTGCCTCTTCATGGTATTTGTCGAGTTAATTGAGAATAATGGCTTCACAGTTTTACCCGTCAACGGAATGGGGGCATAGTTATCCAACCTTTTCTATTTGCAAAACAGTAGAGTGGTCATCTTTGTGTAATTCCTCTCTGAATGAATGTAAGTTTTTTTACTAGGCTACGATTACTTGGTCAAAACTGTCGCATGCTTATGCTTTTAACTGACTGTATTCACGAAGTTACATGTTTGTCTTAGTGCAGTTTCTTGACAGGTCTAAGTGCAGTCCTGAAAAGTGAAAACTATAACATGTTACTGAGGGAGAGTGCTATTTCCTGAAATGAGACATGTTAAAGAGTGGTTCTGTGAAATGTCTCATGCTAAAGTGTAGCACTATCTAATATGCTCTTAATGGTGTAGCATATCATAGTGTTGAATATCGAAAAGGAATGCGTGTCATGATATTTACCATGATTGTTGAGAATCTAGTATGTGAGTCTACTAGACTCATGAATAACCCACTTTCTCTTATTTCAAGGGTATTTTGTTTGTAACTGCAAATGGATCGCCAAGCTATTACCTCACGAAGTGAACTGGAGCATATTCTATTTGATGACAGCGCGGAACCAAAGGCCCTACCTTTATCACTTCTGGAGCACATCACAAGCGGTTTCTCTGATGACAATGAAATTGGCGATGGTGGCTTTGCAAGAGTTTATAAGGTATGAATATGCTAACTCTCAGCTGCCTTTATCTTGATCACAGTTTATCTGGAAACTTAATTTGACGCTGCCAAAGCATGTTTACGGTTATAGGGAATACTTGACAATGGCACAGTTGCGGTGAAGAAGCTTTCTGGGATGGTTGATATTGATGACAAGAAATTCAGCAAAGAGGTTCGTTGTTTGATGTTGGCAAAGCACAGAAATATAGTACGGTTCCTGGGATATTGCTCTGACACACAAGGTGAAATGATGAACTATGAAGGAGAGCTTGTGTTGGCAGATGTTCGACAAAGGTTACTCTGCTTTGAATATCTATCCCAAGGGAGTCTTGATAAGCAAATAACTGGTAGGATCATGTGGCAGATATTTGGTTCAAGCATCCATGTACTTAATTAGCATTCAATGCCTAACAACTTTATCTCAAATACTCTCTATTCTCCCATTTCATAGATACATCTCATGGACTTGAATGGAGAAAGTGCTATGAAATTATCAGTGGAATTTGTGATGGTTTATGTTATCTTCACCAAAAGCGCATCGTTCACTTAGATCTCAAGCCTGCAAATATATTGCTTGACGATAATATGATGCCGAAAATTGCTGATTTTGGTCTCTCGAGGTGCTTCAAAGAAAACCAAAGCCGGATTATTACTTTAAAATTGATCGGAACCCTGTAAGCTTCCTATGACTCTTGGAAACTCTTTTTTCTTATGCATGAATGAACACTGATCGCTTTTCCTATTAATTTCATTACATAAATATTTATGTAGGGGATATATGCCACCNNNNNNNNNNNNNNNNNNNNNNNNNNNNNNNNNNNNNNNNNNNNNNNNNNNNNNNNNNNNNNNNNNNNNNNNNNNNNNNNNNNNNNNNNNNNNNNNNNNNNNNNNNNNNNNNNNNNNNNNNNNNNNNNNNNNNNNNNNNNNNNNNNNNNNNNNNNNNNNNNNNNNNNNNNNNNNNNNNNNNNNNNNNNNNNNNNNNNNNNNNNNNNNNNNNNNNNNNNNNNNNNNNNNNNNNNNNNNNNNNNNNNNNNNNNNNNNNNNNNNNNNNNNNNNNNNNNNNNNNNNNNNNNNNNNNNNNNNNNNNNNNNNNNNNNNNNNNNNNNNNNNNNNNNNNNNNNNNNNNNNNNNNNNNNNNNNNNNNNNNNNNNNNNNNNNNNNNNNNNNANNNNNNNNNNNNNNNNNNNNNNNNNNNNNNNNNNNNNNNNNNNNNNNNNNNNNNNNNNNNNNNNNNNNNNNNNNNNNNNNNNNNNNNNNNNNNNNNNNNNNNNNNNNNNN
Protein-coding sequences here:
- the LOC125506603 gene encoding cysteine-rich receptor-like protein kinase 44 codes for the protein MDRQAITSRSELEHILFDDSAEPKALPLSLLEHITSGFSDDNEIGDGGFARVYKGILDNGTVAVKKLSGMVDIDDKKFSKEVRCLMLAKHRNIVRFLGYCSDTQGEMMNYEGELVLADVRQRLLCFEYLSQGSLDKQITDTSHGLEWRKCYEIISGICDGLCYLHQKRIVHLDLKPANILLDDNMMPKIADFGLSRCFKENQSRIITLKLIGTLGYMINDSSSEEEDVPLPQPGDMHVKFRKYSILKRAKLSNN